DNA from Salvelinus namaycush isolate Seneca chromosome 14, SaNama_1.0, whole genome shotgun sequence:
ATAAATAAAATAGGAGGTTAAAATATGTTGCCAATGCATATGTGTAGAAAGAAAAATGTGAAAATTTGTAGCTACTTTAAGTTAATAACTTCAGTCAACACGTTAAGAGATAAAGCAGATTGCGTTCATTGCACCTGTCACATGACGaagcttaccgtagttccccagaacagttgagccagtcatgtGTGTTTGTAAACAGCACAATGGGAGAAAACGAGCTGGTGAGGCACAACCTGTGAAAGAGAATGTATTGGAGCTATGTCTTTTTCACAAAAGATATCAAGACCACTTCAAATGTTGTCAAGAACTTTAAAGTCAAGTTGCATTAAATGTTACTGCTCCATTTCTTGCCAGAACTTGTTTCAAATAAAGCAATATCTaatcaaaaaaataataatcgtaTAACACCAAGCGGAGAAATCAATGTCAAACAGTTATGATGCAACTACCATCATGCATATTGACACAAGTACGTACTTTGGGTGTTTAAAAATACCAAAAAAGGTAGAACACTGGATCTACACAATCAGTTTGTGGTCAGAGGATCACACTGCAAGTGTCATAGTGAGTTTGAAGTGGAGTGGTCAGACCATGGAGACTTACATCACCGCGGACATCTGGTGAAGGGTCCTGAGGGTTGAGGCATGCATGGGTCACCTTGATAACATGCTCCAACTTGCGGGGCTGTTCCTCAACCTTTGCAGCCAGGAACAGTGTTGCTGGAGCTATGACctaggggtaaaaaaaaaaaaaaaagttgtacaTTTTGATCAAAACTGGTGTCTTGTTAGTGCTACGCATTATGCATTTATGCTGTCCATGGCCTGACAGAAAAGTAAATGCAAAGGGCCTACAATCAGCAGACACGGGTGAGTTAATCTATAACATATTCCCGGTTTGGACGTGGGATGCAGAATATCGCCTCGTCTGGGGACTGTTTTGTATTATTGCAGGTGTGGTGGTCTGGTCGCTTTTACAGTCGCGGAATAACCACCCTTCAGTAGTGGATAATTCAGCCTACCAATTGAGGAGCTGTGAACGACAGACGACCACGTCCCCTATGAAGAACTCCGGGGCCTGCTGTGGAGTGTTTCTACCTCCCTGCCTGGCTGTATCAATGCTCCCTCCGCTCAAGATAAAGCCTTTCTGAACGGCCCATCTGAAGGTGTGGAAGACGTCGCCCAATAAATCACAAATATTTGTTTCCATTTTAAAAGCGACCGGGATTCTTCTTAGAAATTGCTATTTAAAATAAATCCATTACTATTCTTATTACTACTCAGCAGAATGACCCAATACTCACAAACCAACCCGGTCTCAGGATATTTCATAATTACATAATTCACTTGgtgtgtattcatttgtggatgtccatcatatAAATTTTATGGTACGAATTATAACTAGGTGGCTAGCGTTAGATGACTGTTAGCTAGGTTAAGGGTTAAATTAGAGTTAAGATTAGCtaaaaatggttaaggttaggggaagggttagcgagcatgctaagtagttgcaaagtagctaaaaagtagttaaagttgctaaaatgctaatGTCTGAGATTTGAACTCTCAACCTTTAGGATGCTAGACATTTGCGTTATACTCCCACCCCACCTACTTTATTTTTGTTGGGGGGGGTCCCGGATTTACATTCACTATGTTGCGTCTAGTCAACGAGACAAGGCTGCATAAACTCTTCCCTTTACTTGTCTGGCTTCCTATATTGATTAGTGAGAAAGGTCCTGACTTGTCAGCTCACAGGTCTGGCAATGTAAGCGCATGGTCCAGCATGCTGTTTCAGGCCGCTATCTTGGGGGACCCAATGAGGCGGGTGCCCTGCTACCAGGCCGTGTACTCCACTTGGTACAACTAGATGATAATCAAGTAGCAAACCCATAGAAAGAATCACAGAAAATAATTGAAAACGACTTTAATGACAAAATGTAATGCAACTGATAATTGAcaaatgtaacagtttaactttatggcATCCCCTCGCCcgactcgggcgcgaaccagggaccctctgcacacatcaacaaaggtcgcccacaaagcatcgttacccatcgctccacaaaggccgcggcccttgcagagcaaggggaaccactacttcaaggtctcaaagcgagtgacgtaaccgattgaaacgctattagcgcgcaccaccgctaactagctagccatttcatatCCGTTACacaagctatatacagtacatttcagttctgtttgcaacaaaataaaataaaaacataaaacatcTGTAAATACCACAATTTACAGTCACATTTCCAAATCGTTCAGAACGCTTCCGTTTCTTTGCCCGTGGGAAAAAAATTCAACCACAAAAAAAAATCTCTACGGTGTTAAGTATCAAAGAAATTGTATAATACCTGTATTGATTCAATACAGAATGTGAAAACATACCTCAACGTCAGGTGTAACCGCAGCGAGGATCCCAAATCTTTCTTTCCGCTTCTTCAGCTTTTCATCTTCCTCAACCTGTAACAcacaagcatttttctacacccacaacaacatctgctaaatgtgtatgtgaccaataaaatgtgatttgacataTGGTCTTAAATATTTAACTTGGAGGTGGCTTAATCAGAAATGCTGAAGTGTAATAATCACAAGGTTTCAATTGAGTATTTCTTTCAGGATGCCCTGTAGTCAAAAATACACACTATACAGTtcattaggtacaccaccccattcacGAAAATGGATCGCCCCTACAGACAGTGTGTTACTTGGCTGTGGCTtgttatataaagcaggcagaggcattcagttactgttcgatagAACGTTAGACTTGTCAAAAGGAGTGATCTAAGCAACTGAGTGTGGTATAATCTacggtgccaggtgcaccggatccagtatctcaaaCTTCCGCACTCCTGGGCTTTTCAAGCATGACGGTGTCTAAGGTTTACCAAGAATGGTGcagaaaacaaaaaaacatctggtcAGCAGCactcctgtgggtgaaaacatgTTGAGGttaaaggagaatggcaagaatggtgcaagctaacaggcgggccacaaacaggcaaataacggcgcagaacggcatctcggaacacaCAACTCATCAatccttgtcacagatgggctattgcagcagacgatcAGACCGGGATCCATTCCCATCGGCTAAAAACAAcaagtggctccagtgggcacgcaatCAAACACTGGACAatttgaggagtggaaaaacattgcatgGGACATGACAGCGAattcagtttacttgagtggcctgcgcagtccccagacctcaacccagtagagcatctttgggatgagatggaaaagGCTGTCCGCAGCATGAATGTACCTCCGTACAATCTGCAACAACTGCGTGATGCTATCGCACTAACATGGACTAACATCCCTGTGAAATGTTTCCGACACCTTTTAGAAAGCCCTgatgaattcaggctgttctggaggcaaagggggggtcTAAGGCAGTACTAGATAAGTGTACCTAATAAGCTGTCCAGGGAGGATAGAAGCTGCCCTATCCCTAGGCGCTCACCTTCTTGGAAACTGAAAAAACGTTCCCGCCAAATCGCTCTGCTCGCTTTTTTAGCTGTTCAACGCTGACCGCCTACACAGAACACAGAGATAGATGTTTGATTAAATCTTCTGGGTCACTTATGGTTACATTATTTAAATGAGGGGAGGTCACTGTTTATCACATATTTGGATTACTCACAGTGGACTTATTCACAGTAACACCTTTGATAGAGAGAAACACTCATTAAAACCAGAGTGCAAATGCAGGAGAAAACATAATGACTTGTGATAATGAGGTTGTTCAACCCTTGTTTATAAACTGACTGCAGGTTATGGTtcttggatttaaaaaaaattaaaaccaCACATGAGAACTGTGAAAATGACTGGAAGATTCACACTGACCTGGGGTGGAAGTTGGGGGTGCAGCAGCGGGCAAACCAAACCTGAACACAATACatatttaatcaaatcaaagtttatttgtcacgtgcgccaaatacaacaggtgtagaccttacagtgaaatgcttacttacaggctctaaccaatagtgcaaaaaaggtataaggttaacaataggtaagtaaataaataaaacagtaaaaagacaggctatatacagtagcgaggctacatacagacaggttagtcaggctgattgaggtagtatgtagatatggttaaagtaacAATGCAtatatatatgatgaacagagtagcagtagtgtaaaagaggggttggcgggtagtgggacacaatgcagatagcccggtttgccaatgtgcaggagcactggttggtcggcccaattgagctagtatgtacatgaatgtatagttaaagtgactatgcatatatgagagtagcagcagcgtaaaggggGGGGGAACACAATGCAAATTGTCAATATAGGTTAATAGATATGCCCAATCAATAGTGTGGGGAATATTTGTGGGATACTGACCGGGCAGCACGTATGGCCTTCTTGCCATCAGCTGACGCAGGGACATTGAAGCGTTCTGCTCTTTTCTGTACCCTCTGGGAAAACAGGATAAAACATTTTAATTATAAGGTTAGCACACCACCATTGCATTGAAGACTTGTCATGACTGGTGAGAGTTCAGCAAGCATCATATTACCTCATCCACAGACGCTGGGGGTGTGATTTTTACCACTTTCTTTTCAGCCGTCCTGAAACACATTAAAATCACATGAATAACATATTTCAATAGGGACATCAGATCATCAGGAAAATGGAGAGAAAATGTCACTCTTCAATGTGTGTACTCCTCAGACACTATGGGTTTCTTGTCATTATCCTCAGTGATGGCATCCTCTTTCGTGAGGTCCTACATGTTTAAATGCATAAAGCATCATCAAGAAATGCACCTAcgattttacatttattttcctAGCAGATATTTCACCAAAGCAATTGCAGCATGTACAAAGTGACTTTATACTGTATGATCAAAATTCTACTGACATGGTGGAACCCATCTAATCCATACATGAAGTGCCATTGCTGCTATAGTGGTTTAAAACCAGGCTTACCTCTGGCTCTTCTCCCAGAACATCATCTTCATTTAGGCCCATGTCATCCTCTGTTTAGGATGAAAATCAAAACAGACCTTTCAGCAATCCATACTCAGTGggacccaaaacactgagaaatacgtctgctttcttttcatctttgatttcatttgcagccagccaacgctcaaaacgctccaaataggaatcaaaatcctcttttgtaTTCTCAAACTCGGGTACTCgaccaatggttgccattttcacagTTAATTGTTCCGTTTCCTTATTCCTTGTATTCCTTAATTTTCATCTAATTCTTCACTTCAGAAGTTTCTGAAATTACTTCATTCACTGCactcatttgtaataatgtaCACACCGTGTTACGTTCCATCTTTTTCTTCACAAGATTTCTCCACTGAGATCGcctaatttcaatgggttcaatgagtttttatttatttaaccaccagagggcagtgtcgctattctggactccaatagtcttgctacttggcaggtcctgaacactgtacctgctagcagtgcttagcctttttttactggcgaaagaaaataaaaaaataactgacgaattaaataattattttgagtttcattactcacgcaacattcttcccttcaagcaatgtccgttaaagaagtttaatcacctcgtcgccactgtaatatttgtgttgtggagaaatgaccaggcaggagacgggagtacagttagttttcgttagtcaaaacctctcaagctctacagttcccgggcacactagtgcgcatgtgcatttcctattaggtgtagtagtaacactgtcgtaatacatcaccgcttagtaacagcatagtaactaatataaacagatgttaCTACATGAAAGAGCCGATAATTTGGCTTCCTGATTTGCATAGCCTACTGTTATTGCTTTTTGAGCCCCAGAATCCAGACATCGATTATCTGCTGACAAATTATAAAAATATTCACTGAAGATGGTAATTGCTCAGTGCAGGAACAATCTAGTGCAGGAACAATCTAGTGAGGAGCCTCAGTCTAGTTCGCGCTCATTTTTTCAGTGCATTACATTTCTTTCTCAATTTGTTTTTGCAGGCCATCTAATAATCTGGTcaggtaaaaatgtatttgaactcAAATTTCACGATGTGGTAGGCAACTTTTTACGATTTAAATTATATATTGACAATTTTATCATGGTTTTAGGTCAATTCCTAAGAACTACTGAACGAAAAGCCCGTTGGGAGCAAAATTAAATGAAACAAGTCACCGAAAAGACTCGGAATGCCCGTTACGACTTGGATAATTAAATGCGGAATCTGTTTCATCCATCAGAAATCGACCCGTCTGCTTCTTCAGTAAAATCCCAACCGCTTTGAGTTGGTACATTGCTATCATAaatctttttttgtttttgtgtgttaaATTCGTTGTAACTTTAGTAATTTGCTTTGACACAATGAAATGTATAGCCCAGTTTttcatgtaaaatatatttattgataGGCCTAAATCGTTCATTATATACATTGATCCTTACTTTTTTTATCCAACAGATTTAGAAGGGAAAAATTTAACAATGTGACTCCAATACATGCGGTATAATCAATGGAATTTCGGATATGCCAATGCGTTGCGTCACAGATGGTACAGTATTCTCACTACATTATGATGTATATGTATTGACAAATAATCATGTTCAGAGGCATTTTGCTCTTTCCTGTCACGCTGTGCAATGGAGAACGACGTTTTTAAAAGCTGTCAGGTAAACACTTTTGCTTTCACCTTTGCATTTTGCTAAACTTGTAAACAATTGTCTAGCCTAAGTATTGTGTAATTGAAAAGGTAAAATAGACGATTGTGTACTCCAATAATATGAAGTCTGAACATAAACAGTAGGACTATGTGAATCAAGCCTAATTGTCATCAAAGTTTACAAGTCCCATGCTCtgaactgagctacaaaggactaCAAAGTGAACTATTCTTGTGTGATGAGAAACCTTGCCTGAAATGTGTGTTATCTGTCTGAGCTAATGCCTAGCTTtaagctcagtgggctaacagtcTTGTGACATGCAGATTGACCTCGGTTCAAACCCAGTCAGTCTCATGGTTGATGCTAGGCGGTATCCTTGGGACATCCTATGGATCCGACCCCTGGCAACAACCCTCTGGCCAACACACACAGTGAGGGAGTTctattacaattttttttctgtacagcaccccgagatattagctgatgtacgaagggctatatataaatacatttgatttgatattacgCTGGCCCGGGTTGAACCAGGCAATGGTCAGTCACATCATTGGGTGAAAGCAGGGAGGAAGGAGCACCCTTCTCAATAAAACAGTAATCTGCGCCAGtcggtcatgttgtcaacaaggcagcatggtgcaCCTTCCAGAAACACATCTCTTTTGCATAAAATAGATGTTTgaattttcaaactagttttcattgggaaggcagataaagaGTTTTTAtcaaagcaatcacttttgcatgtgaaaacacataATCCTACTCATCACTCCATGAGCTTAATAATtacgtcacttttgttttgagccgacttcGCCTTCGGCCAGAGCGGGGCACCTGGCTCACCCCCGGGAGGCGGTGCGGTTCCAAAACGAATGCAATCACTTTTCACCCAGTTCAAACTCCTCCCACCGAGGTAACCCGGCCCACATAAACTAATCCCCTCAGTCTTGTGGTGTGAATATGATCTGGGTTCAATCACAGTCAGTCTCATTGGTGCCATTGGACCTTGATCGCACAGTTGATGTCGATCAGCTACTGGGGTGTTGTGAGAGGAGGTCAGGGGAGGGGTGAAGTGTAGCGGTGGTTCCGTGAACAGAATAACCTTGCCTAATACTTGAGCTAGAGCCTAGGCATTCGCTCAGCAGCATATATCCATAAACATCATGCCAGCTGATTCgtgattttgactggctgagaaatgctgtctgcctctctctctcgtcccaaaacccgacccctacacgttcattactatgggacagttggagatcaaatttgaatattgaaacaatgttgcaaatgtcggagagacagacagcaaggtttatacaaatctctgctgttgaaaactcactgttagtataaaataattgttaaataatgtctagatgctttttacagtggagatcaagttttaACTTCCCTGCCTGGACTGACGAGACAGTGGAttacgcagtcagatggaacagagtaaataggcattttaacatcatagatttagccggtggtaacttgtggaatagacaccggctggaattagctttaaaccaatcagcattcaggattagatccAGCCGTTGTATAAAGAGCAAatatcacaacataggttgtaatatcgCTTTTTTACGGTCTTGGCTTTGTCGTGGAAAATCGTATTACAaatataacacttacaagaacttgtgaattcaataaaGGCTTTTTAATACAAAATATCAGAAGCCGTCTCGGTCCGCGGAAAAGACCAACTT
Protein-coding regions in this window:
- the LOC120059581 gene encoding SAP domain-containing ribonucleoprotein-like, whose translation is MGLNEDDVLGEEPEDLTKEDAITEDNDKKPIVSEETAEKKVVKITPPASVDERVQKRAERFNVPASADGKKAIRAARFGLPAAAPPTSTPGVTVNKSTVSNPNM